Below is a window of Littorina saxatilis isolate snail1 linkage group LG2, US_GU_Lsax_2.0, whole genome shotgun sequence DNA.
ctttTAAGCCCGCTgctaactacagccgaacccAGCCGAACTAGGTTTGGCGAACTTTGAACTACGTCATCAAATCAGGGAATTCCCCTATTTTTGTGTTGAAAGGCATGCACATTGTAACATTCGTCGAACATTTGCCGGACCCAGTTTGCTTGGTAGCGGGCTCTAAGGTACCTCCTCACACTGAATGAATCTCAAACTTGTCACCCTTCTTTTAGTACTTGACACCACATCCACTGGGCTTTTTCGTGAAATAGCCGCTTTGGTGACATAATCAAGGTGTAAGCAAAAAGAGTATGCAGGTACAGTACTTAAAACTATCTCAGTATGATGCAGTGGAAGTGGAACATAAGCGATTCTGATTGCCTGTCAGTATCACCTATCATAACATTATTTGTGTAATTAATCAATGTAATTTCTGTGTATCAATTTTTATTCATTACAATCGGCCTTTCCACTTCCATCGTCTTTCCCAGAAGAAATCCTGCCGTGACAAAAAGCAGCTTCCATCAGTGACACAATAGCAGACGAATTCAGCACTGCAAGTCCTTTTGACATCCTTAGGACAATCTGTCTTCGGTGATGATCGACTAAGTGTGAACATTCATGAATAACAAGATGATGAGTAGATGTCTTACCACCGGTTGTGTTTGATATTCGTCCAATATTAAAAGTGATATCAGCTGTGACAGCCGAATATTGTTGCTCGAAATTCTGGAGTAGACTCGCCATCTTGCTGCGAAAGCTGGCCAGAATTTTCTGACCTATTTCAGAATAATGCATACCAGTTTAGTAAAATTCGAAACCGGTATATTGAGCAAGAGTAAAGAAAGAATGTGGACCTTTGAAAGAAAGTGAATGGTAGAACCAGGgacctaatataggtctatggtagaacatatcatgtttttttgATAGTAAATTGGATTTAATAGTAGTCCCTTTTGTATATACTTATCTCCAAGCGATAGAGTACGAGAATAGAGTACACTGGTGATACATGTCAGCAGGGACCTAATATTTAGAGATGCCAGCGATACAAAAGTGTGAACAGACTCAACTGAagcatttcttttttttttttaaactgactttcttggggtttttttattctgaattttggaacgtcggcagtctctttgtttttggatttaaagCATTTCTATTTATAAAATAAAAACGAAGTTTCATTTTTTGTGTTTATTCATTTTGCAGCACACATTGAGAAAACTCCACACTATCGATCTGGAACTTATTCGTGTTTTGAACACATACAAAGTTTTAAACAGGTGACAACGACCGCGGGTCCTAAAAATGCTGTACTCTCGTGAAAACAAATCTCAATTAGAAGAAAAACTTTTTAAAAATTGACGCCTGTCCATCACGATCTTTATTATTCACGCATCACCGTAGCTTCCTGATCAGCAGCGTGAAAAAAATGTGTAGTAAGCTTATAATGTGTGACAAGTGAATCTTTCTTATGATCCGTACTCGGAATACGTATTCCAAGAAAGCAGAGGAAAACTGGATTCCTATTCAGAGTGTGCTCGGTTGAAATGCGCATAAACGGAAGTTACCTTCCTTACATTCTCTCACTTCCGGCCTGTTCAAGGTATCAACAAAGTTGAATTCACTGCCAGGGTTTAATCCAACATCATCTCATCATTTTTAATTTGAGTTCCTTTGAAAGTACTTTATCTGATAGCTAAAATATCGATCTGTAATCTTAATGCATAAATTTTATATAGACCGAAGCATAGAATAAACACTTTAGTTGTGTTTGGCAGGAGTGTTCCATTCGAACGTGTTTCCAGTGTGTTGATTGCATTTGTTTCGTCTGCATGTTTCAACGATGACGAAGAAATAACAACATCAAACAATTTTACTTATAATATAAATTCatcctcctttttcagatggctcAAAGACTCACTTTGCGCCGACGTCTGTCGTACAACACCAGGTCCAACCGCCGAAAGGTGTAAGTACTCTCTTGAAGTTTGAGGTTTGCATCGATGTTTAGGGAAACCTTATACTAATACTAATCACAAGAACGTAGCCTATAATGGAAGGGAACTGTTCTAGTACGACGCATATTTCTGGAGATATGTGCGAACTGACGAGGAACCGTTCGAATTAAACCCCACGAAAATAATTGTTGCGTTCGGTAGCACACTGGTGGGAGGTATTTCTCTTCTCAGTGGTGAAAGCTTGCCAAAAAAGATCTGGGCTGAGGtacacgaagcgaaactggaTGACACCCATATAGGTGGTATGCAGCCGCGGAGTCAGATCAGTTGAAATTGATGGTAATCTTGAAcaagctcagaatccagtgacattctttacttatttttgatacaagtccctgtaagcaagccaaagaacatttgacGTGAAATTAATttacggattgagctccaaacttaggCATAATATATTAAtgtggttgttcaatcgacggaAATGCACTAAAAATGGCTTACGTTGTCAACCCAGGGGCAttatttacacgaaagagttgtctcccttgtccgctcatacagataattccttctttgacgcatgtaaacgaaatgcattcgtacagttcatcggagttcattccgtaacttcaaaggaaTCTAAAATGACTCGTtgtgattacaagtgcaggttctacaaatttggagacttaaatgcctctgaattatgagctatgaatttaacacactaaagttcaagattaccgaaattgatttgttgtgatttcaaccaattaCTGAATCAGACACTGCGGCTTGTTGAGTTGTTCCCACCTAGTTGGGTGGCTCCCAGTTTCGCTTTGTACATCTCAGCCCTGGGCAGTTTAGTTGAGGCAGGTGGAAAGCAGACTAGTGTGAGCTCCCATTGTTGGTATTGTTAAGGGGTTACTTGGACTGAAAATGAATCATGGTCAAAAAAAGGTGATGTGTCTTATGCATGTGTATCTTGTCAtgctgtctgtatgttctgcaATCCATTTATCATAGCCGACAGAATTTTAATTGATGACTGACtccaaagaacaaaacaaaatctagcacacacaaaataaacactGGCTGGAAGTGTCGCTATTATCCCACAGGTTTGAATATGTACATGGCACTCCAAATCCAATTGTATGCTTTTGGGGGGTCGCACCTTATAAAATCCGTCGAGTTGTGAGACGCAACATTACTAATTTGATTCAGTACTGCTGTCAGGTTCTATTGTGTAGGCCCCCTTCAAAGCAGATCTGGCACTTTGTTTTGCTGTGAGGTTACCTTTGTTTTGAGCATTTGCCTTGGTACTGCATTTTTCTAGACACAATAATTTGTGCATTATGTTTACATTGAGATTTAACATGTTTTACTATACTatattgctttttgtttgttccttTTTTATGTGGTGCTCTCCTGTGGTTGTGTGAAACAGCTCCAAGACTCCAGGTATGTGCTTTTCGAGTATCTGACAAATTAGAGACCTTGATTtgttcagattgtctgttcataacatctgtacatttacccacattttaagactcacatgttaagacctgatttttttcagatttttagagGTTTTAAAAGGAGGTTCCTCTGTACCTGCAATGTTAGGCTCTGTACCTGCAATGTTAGGCTCTGTACCTGTAATGTTAGGCTCTGTGCCTGCAATGTTAGGCTCTGTACCTGCAATGTTAGGCTCTGTACCTGCAATGTTAGGCTCTGTACCTGTAATGTTAGGCTCTGTGCCTGCAATGTTAGGCTCTGTACCTGCAATGTTAGGCCCCTGCAATGAGAGAAGAACTTCCTTGAGAGAACACCCATTGTAGAACTTTTACCGTTCTCCAATAACTGTATCATAATATAcctcaggcctgggaatgatacaCCTTTCGTTGTAAATACATTTACGACAaagtccttttctaattgtgtaagaaaagagtgtgcccttcttcttcttcttgtcattCGCCAAAGAGTGTGCCCTTAAAACGCAATATTTTCCCGTCGGTACGCCCAAaccaaccggcacggttggcctagtggtaaggcgtccgccccgtgatcgggaggtcgtgggttcgaaccccggccgggtcatacctaagactttaaaattggcaatctagtggctgctccgcctggcgtctggcattatggggttagtgctaggactggttggtctggtgtcagaataatgtgactgggtgagacatgaagcctgtgctgcgacttctgtcttgtgtgtggcgcacgttaaatgtcaaagcagcaccgccctgatatggcccttcgtggtcggctgggcgttaagcaaacaaaaaaaacaaaacaaaaaaacgcccaaaccacttttactcattcccaggcctgataCCTGCTGGGAAGGAACACCTGCAAGAACAGACAGTTTTTGTCCTAAGGGTGTCCTCATAGCACTGCTGCTGGTACCACTGTACCTGCAATACCTTGCTGGGGAGATTAGATGAAATGCAGCATTAAAGTTTGTAACATGTCCCAACCAGTAGAGTAGTAACACTTGACTGCAACATCAAATCACAGAAGTTTCAATTATAGTTGATGGTTAATTATGCTGATAATGTTCAGTTTAGCTGTTGAAAATTAGGGGAAAATGTAGCAAGTTTCAAGAGTTATGGTGGAGAGAGAATTGTTGAATGAAGCACATTTGTGATAAAAAGAACAGTGGTAGTGGTTACTGTGGTACTATTTTGCTCCTCCAGTGAGAGGACATCtctaaataaaacattttttgttgttgctatgATCTCAACCAAAATGTAGCTGTCATAAAAGGCCatctgcaatgtagggacactggGCTGGTCACAGGTGTATCCTactcatcgcaggtaccactgacAGTTTTGGTTGATTCCGTAATCCTTTTGTCatgttcaacttcaaggaatGTAACCACATTGCAGGGATGTCGTTGGGCGTCGGACATAGACCAATTAAAAggcccaaatgtccgattcacacggccgcatggcggtcagatgtcctatcgttttcaactgagTGTAGtgattgtccgataagaactcgaTTCCTTTGGACAGCGCGTTATTTGATAATTTTCCTTTCATGATAGAAGCGACCGAGCgctctcgcgtacaggtgcactgaagttgtgcagtgcagaTCTTGCGTTTTCCTAACCGTTTTCGGTTTGAGCCGTTTGCGTACACCCGTCTACAGCACACCAAAGTTAGGAGTACAGGAGACAACTCCCAACTGACCAAACCTCGCGTCTGCTTTAATTTGCTTTCGTTTAGAGATGAAGCGCACGGCACTGAATTATGCAACCGGAAAAAAAATAAAGCCTGTCAAAGAATAGCAAAACCTGAAGACGTTTCAACAGCATCGTGTGCTACATTAGGGCCAAGAACATGAGAAAACACCGCTCGCATCATTCTGGAAAATGATAGAGCCAATGACAGTGTCGCCGCTGAAACCTCCACAACCGCGGACAGTAAAGTTTTGTCACTTGTAGATGGAGTCGGCACACCAGGAAATTCACACAAACGGTCTTTTAATAAGGCTAACTATTCACGGCTGACCCTGTTTTAGTTGGTTAGAATTTGACAGCAAACAGACCATCTATATTGGCGAACTGTTTTGTCGAATCTGTCAAGAAAAAGCCTCTGTCAgaaaatcatgcagtttgtgtgccGATCAAAGTAAGCcgtgctgaagtttttggttgctttttagtttgtttttttcttttttgtgtgtgtcctgtttaaaacaaaagtgataaaaacaagaaattcctccgataggaaaaacaccccctataaagggaaataaccttctcagttggtggcagtgagaatggttatttccctttgaccaacgggggtgtgcctctataagtccttgtataattttaatccaccaataactccctaaccgtgtgtttgactggtcccaatttttgtaaggaccgtctcaggaatgtatagaacctgttcaccaagtttggtgacgatcggtccgtttattcttgagatctatatgcgaacaccaacacacacccaaataatatgtcagtcttaatcttaatccaccaataactccctaaccgtgtgtttgactggtcccaatttttgtaaggaccgtctcaggaatgtatagaacctgttcaccaagtttggtgacgatcggtccgttcattcttgagatctatatgcgaacacaaacaaacacacaaacacatcgagtgaaacctatacacacccctataccgggggtgtaacaatatACGgacacaatgttggtgcataATTATACTGATATGTGCATGTATGTCcacatgattttgtgttttgcacaaaattataatgtcctattgaaatgtctgaaagcagtcaaatgtcctattggtGCCGAaagctcaggacatttgtcctataggtatgaatttgtggtGCGCCTTGACATGGGGCTTCAGTCATACCTGGATACTTGTATTTGCTGGACACCACTGTGTAATGATTATGCTGTGTAAATGTTCCAGGTGGAAAGCTTGTCTACCTGTACATAAAGAAAGTTGGCACCAACCCAAAATGTGGTGACTGCAAAACTGAGTTGCGTGGGGTAAGTGCCAAACATGCTGCCTTAATCATTAATGCTTTTGCTGCTGTACCAATTCTACTTTTTTGGTTAATTGACATCTAACACAAATTTAAACTTCAGGCCTgccttattttgatttttaataataataagggtatttatttCGCGCAAATCCTAACTTAGTTCTAAATaataattgaaaaaaaataatcacaaataAACTAATTAAACAAAGTAATGTACTTGTCGATTGCCAATGTTGTCTGGTAGTGGTACGTTGTAGTGTAACATTCCCTGTGTGTTGTGCTTTCAGCTGACCGCTGCTCGTCCCCGAAAGCTGGCTGCGATGTCCAGACGTCACAAGACTGTCAGCAGGACCTACGGAGGTGCCATCTGTCACAAGTGTGTCCGAAGCCGGTCAGTGTTGATTAATGAAGTAGAtctgagactgtgccaaaaggtcaggtgtcatgtctactgtcccgaatgacacacgattgctgacatttcaccattgccaacagaataaacaaataagaaataggtagaaaatgaatgtgaaaactgactttaattgttgatcagtattttctataccactaacaaataatctacttgcacatagctgtttggcaaatgtatgttgcatgggacacactgacatgaaagtggaagatgtttttccctctagagaaactacatatcaagttacactttttgtgctcttccattccagttggcaatcaattgttaacgcatgttattagaaaaaatagaacgaaaacagattagatagaatgaaaaatgtactggtgatgtcatttgggacatactgacatgaaaacgtcaccttttggcacagtctcatatGCATTGGTTGGAATGTATGAATGTCTTGTAGGGGTTACGTTCCTTGCTGTCTGGGAACCATGTAAACCTGGCCCacaaaaatagggttggtagaTTGGTTAAAGTTTTTGTTTGGAagtatccttttttttttacatgtgtaTTTGAGAGTAACTTCTcttgtaaagtctgcaaaaAAAAGTGTTGTATTAATTAAATTTTTTGGTGATGGGTCACTGATACGAGGTTCTAGGGTCGGAAGGAAAATCTGTATTGTTGTAAAAAGGTTTAGCAGTGCATGCATATTTCAGTGCTAGCTACAGGCATAaggtgttaaaaaaaaaacctaatgGTTTCCAGTTCCCCGGCCAACTCCCTTTTTCCATCCCAGCACTATAACTTTTTCtgactttttacacacaaaaaggaaagagacaaagaaactGCATTCGCAGGCTGGAGAAGGGAAGCTCCAACTCTAAGTGGATTTATGGTTGAATATTCTGTGCATAAAAATGGGTGGATGTTTTCAAAGGGCAGTAGATTGTGCACCTTAAGAAATCAGGGGTACGCACACTATTTGGTAGTATCTGAATCAAATATTTTAACCTTTTAACAAAAGTCATAACAATAAATTGTTGGATGAATAATTACAGGATTGATTAATGTCAGTGTGGTTTTGCCTATTAGCTTTGAATATTGACTAACTAATCAGTTCATTTTTGGTTAAATGAATAATCTCTTCTGGATGAATGACTGCATGATTCTTTGCTTTGCTGTGTTGCAGGATTGTCCGCGCTTTCCTCATTGAAGAACAGAAGATCGTGGTCCGTGTACTGAAAGCTCAGGAGCAAAGCAAAAAGTAGACAAAATAAACTGTGTTGGATGTAATATGCTTTGTGTTTGAGATTTATCTGCATTGTCTGTATCTGTTTTTCTCAATGTTTCTGTTAGACCGTTCAGTTTCATTTACTGCAACTACTTCCCGTCAGTgttttcatgcacacacagatacacactccTTCTTACAacttgctttttatatttagtcaagttttgactaaatattttaacatcgagggggaatcgaaacgagggtcgtggtgtgtgcgtgtgtgtgtgtgtgtgtgtagagcgattcagactaaactactggaccgatctttatgaaatttgacatgagagttcctgggtatgaaatccccgaacgtttttttcatttttttgataaatgtctgatgacgtcatatccggcttttcgtgaaagttgaggcggcactgtcacgccctcatttttcaaccaaattggttcaaattttggtcaagtaatcttcgacgaagcccggacttcggtattgcatttcagcgtggtggcttaaaaattaattaatgactttggtcattaaaaatcggaaaattgtaaaaaaattaaaaatgtataaaacgatccaaatttacgtttatcttattctccatcatttgctgattccaaaaacatataaatatgttatattcggattaaaaacaagctctgaaaattaaatatataaaaattatcaaaattaaattgtccaaatcaatttaaaaacactttcatcttattccttgtcggttcctgattccaaaaacatatagatatatgtttggattaaaaaacacgctcagaaagttcaaacaaagagaggtacagaaaagcgtgctatccttcttagcgcaactactaccccgctcttcttgtcaatttcactgcctttgccatgagcggtggcctgacgatgctacgagtaaaatggcattgcgttcagtttcattctgtgagttcgacagctacttgactaaatattgtattttcgccttacgcgacttgttcttagcTTTCTGTAGGCTTCCTATTAGTTATCTTTCAGACAAACAGCACTAAGCCACAGAAGTCAAGAATCGGATTCAACATTCTACAGGGAAATGATAAATCTGAATCCTTGCACTTGCTCGTGTATGTGCAGTGAGTTACATAAGAAGACGTACACACACGGACCCTGATGAAAATGTCCACGTACAGAGGCATGATTTCCTACCTTATCAATTAAGCTATTCATTGGCAAATCGGTGTTCCTGTGTTTTCTGAGTGAACATGCCACACAAAAGTTTACTTCCTTATCGACACAACAGTAGGACGCTTGTGAAAATAACTGCAGAACGACTGGGAAGCTTACGCAAGTTAAACTTTGATCAATGAGCAGGAGACTGTTTAAAGCTAGCTACGATAAAGTAGACACTACGTAtaaagagaatactacatggcttgctgtgtcgtaccagatttacacgaggttttgttttaaatattcaactgcgagcaaaagcgaactgttcactatttgaaaaagcaacaagtgtaaatctggtacgaaacagcaagccatgtagtattctgtttatcctacatactgtacttgcgtgtattttactgaaaatgtcatgCAGTCAAGGCATCTAAactgaagacgcttgttttggaacctcgatctcttccaaagcctcgtgcaatctattacgtcgaagcaaagaaacgtcactctgaaagtgtggcgtgacgtgttagttctaaatattcatcgagggtaattagcgagcgcaatttttgtttctatactgttcaaaaaaagaaacgcatagcttgtaatatttggttaatttagttatatggctacaaggatatccaccaaact
It encodes the following:
- the LOC138958357 gene encoding large ribosomal subunit protein eL34-like produces the protein MAQRLTLRRRLSYNTRSNRRKVSKTPGGKLVYLYIKKVGTNPKCGDCKTELRGLTAARPRKLAAMSRRHKTVSRTYGGAICHKCVRSRIVRAFLIEEQKIVVRVLKAQEQSKK